A genomic stretch from Symbiobacterium terraclitae includes:
- a CDS encoding NAD(P)/FAD-dependent oxidoreductase — MTATGRWDVVVVGAGMAGLATALWARRLGLEPVVLERENRAGGQLNAIGGRVFDYPGLDLPNGDALTARLLRQAEEAGVALHLDRPVSAVSASDRTCETPAGPVSGRALVLATGLRARRLNVAGEEALHRGGWVRRPSHDLPWFRGRRVAVIGGGDRALENAGMLLPVADRVYLLTRGAVRARPDLAAPVLAHPKLVHRAGATVVRFRVGPGSVLVDVAEAGGQRELEVDAVCIYIGNAPNSELVAGQVELDAEGHIVTDRYGETSVPGVFAVGDVCTPPPYQSLATAGGQAMVVAKRIALSLS, encoded by the coding sequence GTGACAGCAACCGGTCGCTGGGACGTGGTCGTCGTCGGGGCAGGGATGGCCGGCCTCGCCACCGCCCTCTGGGCCCGCCGCCTGGGCCTCGAACCGGTCGTCCTGGAGCGGGAGAACCGGGCCGGCGGCCAGCTGAACGCCATCGGCGGGCGGGTCTTCGATTACCCGGGGCTCGACCTGCCCAACGGCGACGCCCTCACGGCGCGGCTCCTGCGCCAGGCGGAGGAGGCGGGCGTGGCGCTCCACCTGGACCGGCCGGTCAGCGCCGTCTCCGCCTCCGACCGCACGTGCGAGACCCCGGCCGGCCCCGTCTCCGGCCGCGCCCTGGTCCTGGCCACCGGGCTCCGGGCCCGGAGGCTGAACGTGGCGGGCGAGGAGGCGCTGCACCGGGGCGGCTGGGTCCGCCGCCCGTCCCACGACCTGCCCTGGTTCCGCGGGCGGCGGGTGGCGGTGATCGGTGGCGGCGACCGGGCGCTCGAGAACGCCGGGATGCTGCTGCCGGTGGCGGACCGGGTCTACCTGCTGACCCGGGGGGCGGTCCGAGCCCGACCGGATCTGGCGGCCCCGGTCCTGGCGCACCCGAAGCTGGTCCACCGGGCGGGGGCGACGGTGGTGCGCTTCCGGGTCGGCCCCGGGTCCGTGCTGGTGGACGTGGCCGAGGCGGGCGGCCAGCGGGAGCTGGAGGTCGACGCCGTCTGCATCTACATCGGCAACGCGCCGAACAGCGAGCTGGTCGCGGGGCAGGTGGAGCTGGACGCCGAGGGCCACATCGTCACCGACCGCTACGGGGAGACCTCGGTGCCCGGGGTCTTCGCCGTGGGCGACGTCTGCACGCCGCCGCCCTACCAGAGCCTTGCGACCGCCGGCGGGCAGGCGATGGTGGTGGCGAAGCGCATCGCCCTGAGCTTGAGCTGA